The sequence GTCTGGTTCATGCTTCTCAGTCGGTCACGTAGGCAACTACGCTCCCTCCTTCGAACATTTCCCATCCTCGACCTGCTTGGTTCTCTTTGTGAAATGAAAAAAATACATAAAAAGGTATGCATTGAATTCTTGACGTCTCGTTCAAACAGTTTTACAACCGATGAACAAAGATCAATTTGAGTTATTTCTGGATTTAGTTTTCAAAGAACCTGAGAGTAAGTCCTCTCAAAACTGACCAAAAGCACAAGCGTCAAACAACGTAAGTTGTTTGTCGACTAGAGTAAAAACTCCATAGAAAGGAGGTGATCCAGCCGCACCTTCCGATACGGCTACCTTGTTACGACTTCACCCCAATCATTTGTCCCACCTTAGGCGGCTGGCTCCAAAAGGTTGCCTCACCGACTTCGGGTGTTACAAACTCTCGTGGTGTGACGGGCGGTGTGTACAAGACCCGGGAACGTATTCACCGCGGCATGCTGATCCGCGATTACTAGCAATTCCGGCTTCATGCAGGCGAGTTGCAGCCTGCAATCCGAACTGAGAATGGCTTTATGGGATTGGCTTCACCTCGCGGTTTCGCTGCCCTTTGTACCATCCATTGTAGCACGTGTGTAGCCCAGGTCATAAGGGGCATGATGATTTGACGTCATCCCCACCTTCCTCCGGTTTGTCACCGGCAGTCACCTTAGAGTGCCCAACTGAATGCTGGCAACTAAGATCAAGGGTTGCGCTCGTTGCGGGACTTAACCCAACATCTCACGACACGAGCTGACGACAACCATGCACCACCTGTCACTTTGCCCCCGAAGGGGAAGCCCAATCTCTTGGGTGGTCAAAGGATGTCAAGACCTGGTAAGGTTCTTCGCGTTGCTTCGAATTAAACCACATGCTCCACTGCTTGTGCGGGTCCCCGTCAATTCCTTTGAGTTTCAGCCTTGCGGCCGTACTCCCCAGGCGGAGTGCTTAATGTGTTAACTTCGGCACTACGGGCATCGAAACCCCTAACACCTAGCACTCATCGTTTACGGCGTGGACTACCAGGGTATCTAATCCTGTTTGCTCCCCACGCTTTCGCGCCTCAGCGTCAGTTACAGACCAGAGAGTCGCCTTCGCCACTGGTGTTCCTCCACATCTCTACGCATTTCACCGCTACACGTGGAATTCCACTCTCCTCTTCTGCACTCAAGCTCCCCAGTTTCCAATGGCCGCTCGGGGTTGAGCCCCGAGATTTCACATCAGACTTAAGAAGCCGCCTGCGCGCGCTTTACGCCCAATAATTCCGGACAACGCTTGCCACCTACGTATTACCGCGGCTGCTGGCACGTAGTTAGCCGTGGCTTTCTGGTGAGGTACCGTCAAGGTACCGCCCTATTCGAACGGTACCGCTTCTTCCCTCACAACAGAGCTTTACGACCCGAAGGCCTTCCTCACTCACGCGGCGTTGCTCCGTCAGACTTTCGTCCATTGCGGAAGATTCCCTACTGCTGCCTCCCGTAGGAGTCTGGGCCGTGTCTCAGTCCCAGTGTGGCCGATCACCCTCTCAGGTCGGCTACGCATCGTTGCCTTGGTAAGCCGTTACCTTACCAACTAGCTAATGCGCCGCGGGCCCATCCCTTAGTGATAGCCGAAGCCATCTTTCACCCTCTCTCCAGGTGGAGAAAGGGATTATCCGGTATTAGCTCCGGTTTCCCGGAGTTATCCCAGTCTAAGGGGCAGGTTGCCCACGTGTTACTCACCCGTCCGCCGCTAACGTCAAAGGAGCAAGCTCCTTATCTGTCCGCTCGACTTGCATGTATTAGGCACGCCGCCAGCGTTCGTCCTGAGCCAGGATCAAACTCTCCGTTAAAAAGTTTGACTTGCTCATTGCACAACTAATGTTGTGGCTCACTATCATTGACGAGATACCTTGTATCTCTTTTACGCTTGGCTTTTGTTCAGTTTTCAAAGGACTCGTTTGTCGCCGTTCTCTCTTGGCGACTCTTAATAATTTACACTACATCCAACCATTTGTCAACGGTTTTTAAAAACTTTTTTATACAACCGCCCAAAAGAATGAAGACGGTACATAAAAATATACACCTAGTATGCCTTTTCGTCAACGCCTGTATTTAAGACTTTTTATTGGTTTGTGTCCGAAATGAAGAGAGAGCATAGCGAACATGGTCCTGTGGAGGAGCGACACGTTTATATAAATGAAAAAGAATGCTGTATTTTTCAATCATGACGTTTTTTATAACACCATCAAGCCGCTCATCGGAAAGATCAATCAATAGAGCTTCCAGCTCACGCTTTACTAAGTATTCCATTTCTTTTACTTCTTTATCAGACAACATCATTCCTAACATCGATCTCACCGCTTTCATGGGTTCCTAGTTGGACAGTCTTTTCGTTTTGCTGCTTTTTTATTCATATCTTCCGCGGACAAACATATCTTGTCTTTGAGAACAATTGAAGGAGCGGTGTACATGAAAGGAATTTGGGTGTTTAATTTGAAAAAATGGAAGCCACTGCTGTTTATTTGCATCGCTTCTCTATTCGTTGCTAGCTGGCTGTTTATCCAGCGTGACCATATTTCCGTCTTTACAACTCCAGATGGTCCGCAAGCTTTTTACCGGGCCGAAAACGCTGACCATAAAATTGCGCTTACGTTTAACATAAGCTGGGGAGAGCAAAATGTACGGCCAATTGTGAACATTTTAAAGGAGAATGACGTGGAGCATGCGACGTTTTTCGTTTCGGCTTCATGGGCCGAAACATACCCCGAATTAGTCAAAGAAATTGCAGATTCCGGTTTCCACATTGGCAGCCATGGGTACCGCTATAAAAATTATACCGCTATGGATGATGAGCAAGTCATTAAAGATATGAGAAGAAGCAAACAAGTGTTGCAAGAATTAACAGGTGAAACACCGACACTCCTTCGCCCTCCAAATGGCGCATTTACAACACGCACACTTGCTTTAGCGGAACAGCAAGGCTTCGACATTGTCCATTGGAGCGTGAATTCTTACGATTACAAAAATCCTGGAACTGCGCAAATCATTGACAATGTTTTAAATGCGACTAATTCTGGCGATGTTTTAATGTTCCATGCTTCAGACACCGTTAAGCAAACTGGGGCAGCATTGCCAACTATTTTGAAAGAGTTGGAAAAACGCGATTATGAACTTGCCACCTTAGAAGAGCTCATGAACAGCGCCGATGCAACGAGCAATGAAGTAAATTAAAAAACGCCTGTACAGGCGTTTTTTACGGTTTAGCGATTAGCCGGTGCAACATCAACAGCTGCCATGTATTTGCCACAAGCAGAGGCGTGATGTATAACACCAACCACCTGCCGTCGTTTGCTACTAAAGCTGGCACCCACTCAATCGTTGTAATGACAAACATAAAGAAAAGCGCGGGGACAAATGCGCCTTTGTTTGTTTCTTTTGCCTTAATTCGTGCCACAATAAACGCATAAATAAATAGCAATGTCGGGATTACTAAATATCCCCAAAAGGAGTGCTCTTTTCCGAATGCAATGTATCGGAAATAGACAAGGTCAAAAAAGACAAACGCGATTAGTACCCACTGTATCCGATTCCATAACGTATGCGATTTCGATAATCCTAAACCAAATCGGTGTAAAAACAAATAAGCAAAAAACCCCATTTGGGCGACCAAGCTAAAAGCGGCGCTAATGCCAAGCATATAGATAATGCCTACGATTAGGTTGCCAATGCCATCCCCAAGATATACCTCTAAATTGATAAAAAAACCGACGATCCCGCCGCTAACGCTTCCAAAAAGCAGCGTCGACCAAAAAAGGAAAACAACTTTTTTGCTGTTCACAAGCCTATCCCCCAGTTCGTTATGCCTCGCTTTCATTGTAGCAACCCTTTTCATGAAACGCCAGCGCGTTATGCATATTTTGTCGCAGGCAACAAACACTAAAGCCATCATGATAATGCAGAAAGGAATCATTCATCCATGAGCAAAAAGAATTGGAAAGTTTTGTTGGCATTGCCGTTGCTCGGTCTGCTCGTGTTGGCTGGGTGCGCCCAGACAGAGGCGCAACAGAACGCCGATTATGAGGGCACCAAAAAAATGGTCATTGATTTGTTAAAAACGGATGAGGGCAAAAAAGCGTTCCATGAATTGATTGCCGAGGAAGATATGCGGGAAGAACTTGTCATGGATAGTGACTTTGTCAAAAAAACCATCCAAGATACGTTAACATCTGAAGAAGGCAAAACCTTTTGGCAAGAAGTCATGAAAGACCCTGAGTTTGCCAAAACATT is a genomic window of Shouchella clausii containing:
- a CDS encoding KinB-signaling pathway activation protein; the protein is MNSKKVVFLFWSTLLFGSVSGGIVGFFINLEVYLGDGIGNLIVGIIYMLGISAAFSLVAQMGFFAYLFLHRFGLGLSKSHTLWNRIQWVLIAFVFFDLVYFRYIAFGKEHSFWGYLVIPTLLFIYAFIVARIKAKETNKGAFVPALFFMFVITTIEWVPALVANDGRWLVLYITPLLVANTWQLLMLHRLIAKP
- the gerD gene encoding spore germination lipoprotein GerD, with amino-acid sequence MSKKNWKVLLALPLLGLLVLAGCAQTEAQQNADYEGTKKMVIDLLKTDEGKKAFHELIAEEDMREELVMDSDFVKKTIQDTLTSEEGKTFWQEVMKDPEFAKTFAESMQSENEKILKSLMKDPEYQQMMMDILKDPQMGEQALELMKSKEYREQIMGIMNEALESPYFASKMTDLMSKAMEKQTKGQDQNKEGS
- the pdaB gene encoding polysaccharide deacetylase family sporulation protein PdaB codes for the protein MKGIWVFNLKKWKPLLFICIASLFVASWLFIQRDHISVFTTPDGPQAFYRAENADHKIALTFNISWGEQNVRPIVNILKENDVEHATFFVSASWAETYPELVKEIADSGFHIGSHGYRYKNYTAMDDEQVIKDMRRSKQVLQELTGETPTLLRPPNGAFTTRTLALAEQQGFDIVHWSVNSYDYKNPGTAQIIDNVLNATNSGDVLMFHASDTVKQTGAALPTILKELEKRDYELATLEELMNSADATSNEVN